One segment of Carya illinoinensis cultivar Pawnee chromosome 13, C.illinoinensisPawnee_v1, whole genome shotgun sequence DNA contains the following:
- the LOC122290983 gene encoding uncharacterized protein LOC122290983, whose amino-acid sequence MLDNEFPNDDHPLLGDGDVDAIDEAYMVWLMWMTNENGGGRYPMPQHNIGLRGDQYIQGVLNGNPQNCIEMFHTEVTAFEYICQVLRETMIMGPTERTELEESLAIFCLIVGHGQGQRVVADRFQHSTEIINRHVKTVTRALHELGRSVIRLTHTVGVHPYIASNRHNYPWFQNCLGAMDGTMISVAALTRLGNAYRIRHSRIAQNVLCACDFDMKFTYVYTGWEGTTYDAQFCMDVLSRPDNQFTWPASGYYYLVDAAFPCIEMFMPPYPRERYHRSDRYNEGGFQGYKDYFNY is encoded by the exons ATGCTCGATAATGAATTCCCAAACGATGATCATCCTTTGCTAGGAGATGGAGATGTTGATGCAATAGATGAGGCGTACATGGTGTGGCTGATGTGGATGACAAATGAGAATGGTGGCGGTCGATACCCTATGCCCCAACACAATATTGGCCTTCGGGGGGATCAATATATCCAGGGTGTTTTGAATGGGAACCCTCAGAACTGCATTGAAATGTTTCACACGGAAGTTACCGCATTCGAGTATATATGCCAAGTGTTGCGGGAAACTATGATAATGGGGCCTACTGAGAGAACCGAGTTGGAGGAATCATTGGCCATCTTCTGCCTTATTGTTGGTCATGGACAAGGTCAGCGTGTTGTTGCGGACCGCTTTCAACATTCAACTGAGATTATTAACCGGCACGTAAAGACGGTGACGCGGGCACTACATGAGTTAGGGAGGAGTGTGATTAGGCTTACACACACAGTTGGGGTCCATCCATACATTGCATCCAATCGGCACAACTATCCATGGTTTCAG AACTGTCTTGGGGCAATGGACGGCACAATGATCTCAGTTGCTGCACTCACTCGTCTAGGTAACGCATATAGAATTCGACATAGCCGGATTGCACAAAATGTCTTGTGTGCATGTGACTTTGATATGAAGTTCACATATGTGTATACTGGATGGGAGGGAACAACCTACGATGCACAGTTTTGCATGGATGTGTTGAGTAGACCTGATAACCAATTTACTTGGCCAGCATCAG GTTATTATTATCTTGTCGATGCGgcttttccttgtattgaaatgtttatGCCGCCTTATCCAAGAGAAAGATATCACCGATCAGATCGTTATAATGAAGGTGGTTTTCAGGGATATAAAGATTATTTCAACTATTGA